CTTTCATCTTTCACCCGTTTACCGATATGTCTCCCAAAATTATAGACAACTTCCCCTTTCCCGTCATAAACCAGTTTCCCTGAAATGTCGGCATTTTTGCTTCTACCCACTCCCAGATATTGTGCAATCTCTTCGGGGGTATCTCCGATGTCGGTGTATTTTTCCAGTTGAGCGATAAACACCTCCATCGTGGCGGTGATGTCTGCCTCGGCAGAGTGTGCACCCGTCATTTTCCTGCCACAGTAAAAGCGGTACGCATCGACCAGTCGGCGGGTGTCGGCGGGGTTACCGGGATTCCTTGGTTCCTTCTTTGCATAGAGAAGATACGGATCGATTGCAACAGTGCCTTCCGCGGGGAATTCGATTCCACATCTTTTAAATTCCTGTCTGATGAGAGGAAGATCGTAATTTAAAAGATTGTATCCTGAAATGTCGCAGCCCTCGAAAATCTTTAGAAGTGAATTTGCGATTTCGGGAAATGTCTTTTCATTAGCAACCATCAAATCATAAATTCCATGAATTTTGCTCGCTTCGGCGGGGATGCTTCTCTCGGGATTCACCAGGACCGTCTTAATTTCCTGCCGGTTATCCGGATACAGTTTTAAGAGGGAAATCTCGACAATTCTGTCCTTTTCAACATCTATACCCGTGGTTTCCAGGTCGAAAAACACAATGGGCCGTTTTAATTTTAATCTCATTTTGCCTTTCGCAAATTATCATACAGGCAAAAATATCAAAGATTTTGCTCCCCCACGAAAAAATAATGTTGAGAGGGTGCTTTTTATTTGTATATACAATCATAATATATTATATTTGTGGTATATGGAAGAAAAAAGTTCTAAATTCTGCAAGTGCCTTTACTATTCGTCCAATACACTGGCGCGGATAGTCACAAAAATGGCTGATGAGGAGTTCGCCCGTACAGGGTTGACGACTTCATTTGCTTTTCTCGTTATGTCCGTTGTGGAGCAACCGGGCATTCAACCGATGGATTTGAGTAAAATCATGATGCTCAATCCTTCAACAATAACCCGTTTGATAGAGAAACTGGAACAAAAAGGTCTCGTTTCGAGAGAAACCGAGGGAAAGTTCACAAGAATTTATCCCACCGAAGCAGGCAGGGAGATGGAACCCGTCGTAAAAGAGTGCTGGATGAATTTTTACAAACGGTACACAAACACATTGGGAGAGACTCACGCCAATCTGCTGACGGTCTCGATCTATGATGCTGCCATGAAACTTGATAAAATCTGATTTTTTTAAAAATATATTTGTATGTAAAAACAACCATCAACAAAAATAAGGTATAGCCATGTTCGTAATAACCGGAGCAACCGGAAACACCGGCAAGATAATTGCAACAAAACTTCTTGAAGCAGGAAAAAAGGTAAAACTGATCGGCAGAGATCCTGAGAAAGCAAAAGAACTTATCTCCATGGGAGCAGAATTTGCACAGGGAACACTCGAAAATGTGGAATTTCTTACAACCGCCTTTCGCGGGGCAGAGGCAGTTTATGCCATGATTCCGCCTGCCTACACCGAACCGGATTTTTATGCATTTCAACAAAAAACAGCAGACAATCTCGCTGCCGCAATCAAAAACTCAGGGGTCAAATATGTGGTAACTCTAAGCAGCCTCGGTGCCCAACTCCCGGAGGACACAGGAGTTGTCTTCGGATTGCATTATATGGAAGAGGAATTCAATAAAATTGAGGGGCTGAATGTTCTACATCTCAGACCCACATTTTTTATGGAAAACCTTTTTGGTCAGATTCCCCTCATAAAGGAGAGTGGCATTATGGGTTCCCCCGTCCTTTCAAACCTTAAGATGCCGATGATTGCGACTGTCGATATCGGAAACTACGGTGCCAAAAGACTTCTTGCGCTCGATTTTTCCGGTAAGTCTGCACAGTATCTTCTCGGTGAAAGAGACCTGACCTATCCTGAGATTGCCTCCATCCTTGGGAAAGCCACAGGCAAACCCAATCTCACATATATTGAATTCCCGTTCGAAGGAATGATTGCCTCAATGGTACAGATGGGTGTGGGCGAGAGCATGGCAAACCGCATGGCTCTTTTCCTGCAGGTTGCCAACACCGGTAGAATTACAGAGGGTGTAATCAGAGATGACGAAAGCACAACCCCAACCAGTATAGAGGATTTCGCCAATACTTTTGCGTATGTTTATAACATGTAGCTAAAGCCCGTAAGCTGTTTCCCCAATTCAGAGGCTGTTCAAACCACATTTTGAACAGCCTCTTTTTGTTTCTCCCTGAACACCTTGAGCTGAGTCTCACAAAAAACATTACCCAATCCTGTAACTCAAATCACAACCCCCGTATTAATGAATATTTTTGCTTGTTATTTAAATTATTTTTACGATTTTAATACCCGTATTTAATAATATTTAATCGAGATATAAAATGAAGAAGACACTTTTACTCATTGCAATGCTTTGTCTTAGTCTGAACGCCCAGTTATGGAGAGGACAAACAATTAATCCACCCTACAGACTTAACGATGTTGATTTTCAAGCTGATCTTGGAATGGCAGTTGGAGAGGGTGGAGCCGTTTTTATAAAAATTGGAGCCTCACCGTGGCAAATATTCAGGACAGGAGCTCAAACAGAATGGCTTAACTCCGTGGATATTCACGGTTCCCAAGCCTGGGCGGTTGGCGAAAATGGAGTGGTGTTGAAATTTGAATTTAACTCACAAACCTGGTCTCAAATTCAGTTGAACACCAGCGAGAATCTCAAAAAGGTTTATTTTGCCGGTCCCGATATCGGCTACATCGTCGGATATGGAAGTACACTGTTCAAGACCACCAACGCCGGAGCAACCTGGACAAGGCAAAACTTCAATTCCAGTGATTACCAGTTGACATCCATTGCATACGGAACCGACATGTTCGGTGCCATGGGTTCGCTTGCCGCTTCTGCCACGGTAAGCAGATTGCTCGTTACTGAAAATGGAGGTGCCGGGTATCTTCCGCTTTCACTTCCTTATGTCGGTGGAATTTTTAATATTTCTGTTCCCAATGATCAGGTGATTTACGCTGCTGGCGAATTTGGACTGCTGAAATCGACCAACCGGGGACTTTCCTGGATCAACCTGACGCCCAACATTCCGGGTTACATCTACCCGGGTGACATGTTTTTTTATGACACCATGAGGGGTGTTATAGTTTTGAACAACGGTATTATTCATAAAACCACTGACGGTGGAGCAACCTGGTCGTTTGAAAATGTTTTCCCGTTTGCAAGTAATGTTGCTTTGGGCATTTATACACAGGATCTTGAAAACATTCATGTGGTTGGTTACGGACAGGAGCAGGCCTGGGAGAGGAGAACGCCTATTGAACTGTCGCTCGACAATGTGGCTCTTTTCTCCGGTGACACAGTTAAAATACCCCTAAGGATAAAGAATCCTAACAGTTATCCATTGTTCTCCGGACAGATTTATCTCAACAATTTTTCCCCGAAACTCAAGTTTATTGGAGTAAAACCGGATGTCGGCACTCTAATGAACACATCAGGATGGTCATTTTACACAAATCAGACTAACGAAAACCTTCGATTTATCTCTTATGGCTCCGATTATATCAACACCAACGGAATTTTGTGTTATCTCCAGTTCAAGGCAACTCCTGCAGATCCGACAAAAAGAGACTCCGTTTTCATAAGTTTCGACTCCGCCTATTTTAATACAAACAACTACCCGGTATTTACAAAACCGGGCAGAGTGTTAATAAAGACCCGCTTCCCCGGCGATGTCGATCTGAACGGGGTTGTTCAGGCATTTGATGCATCAATGGTGCTAAGGTACCTTGTGAATCAAATTACTTTGGACGAAGAACAGCTTGGAAATGCAGAAGTTACGAATAACACTACTATCACGGCGGCTGATGCCTCGACAATCGCACAATATGTTGCCGGACTGATTCCTTCGCTACCGTGGGGAAATTTCCCGCAGGCTGCCGGTACACCTCAGATTGTGGATGTTAACGCACCTTCGGGACAGATTATTGAAGTGCCGGTATTTTTAAACAATCCGGAAAACCTTTACACTCTCCAGGGAAATATTTCGTTCGATGCCGGTGCGTTTAACTTTGAAGGATTGCAGTTTGCCCCTCAATTTTCGGGTGCACTAAGAGAAGTACGAAACGAGGATGGAGTGGTTAAATTTGCCGTTGCCTCGCTTCAGGAAGTTCCATTAACACCCGGTGTTCCTGCTTTTAAACTCCGTCTTTCATATAACGGCAGCTTGAACAGCAGCCAAAGCAGTGTAAGTTTTACAAATTTCAGACTGAACGAGAATATTTTTATACCCGACGCCGGGCAGTCGATCATCCATATCATAACCGGAATCACCGGGGATGAAAATATCCCTCTCGAATTTGCGCTTAAACAGAATTATCCCAATCCGTTTAATCCATCAACAATGATCGCCTTTGCTCTGCCAAAAGCGAGCTTCGTGTCTCTGATTATCTACAACTCTTCAGGAGAAAAAGTGACTGAACTGATAAACAGGCATCTTGAAGCCGGCTACCATGAGATCGGATTCAGCGCTGCAGATTTGCCGAGCGGTATATATCTCTATAAACTGACCGCAGGGAATAACACTTCCACAAGAAAAATGATCCTGATGAAATAGAGACCCGAGTATCTGAGTACCTGAGTGACTTGAGTACTTGAGTACTTGAGTGAGTGAGATCCTGAGATTCCAACCTTCTTTGGTTTTCATCCACTCCGGTACTCCGGTACTCCGGTGCTCAAGTACTCATTTCATACCTGATTCATTCCGAAGACAATGTAATTATACCTTTCATTTATTAAATCTCCATATTATTATCATCGGATTATAGATTTGCGATATCTTTTTGACGAATTAATCGATTATTGTATTTTAATATATAGAATAATCAAAGTCAAAAATCTCATCATCAGGAGAACAGCAATGAAAATGATCGCATTATTTATACTATTGGCATCAACTCTGGCATTCAGTCAGATACCAAACGGTGATTTTGAAACATGGAACAGCGACGGTCCTTCGGGCTGGGCAACACCAAACGCCCCAATGTTGCCGCAGTTGGTTACTCAATCATCAAACGCAAAAACAGGCAGTTTTGCCGTACAAGGGGAAGTGGTTCAGTGGTCACCTGGCCTTGTCGTCGCTCCCTTTATTCAGTCGGGTGACGACGCATCAGGCTTTCCATACACCCAAAGGCCTGTCAAGTTTACCGGCAACTATATTCTAAATCCTTCGGGAGGCGACAGGCTTTCCGTATCAGTGCTGTTAATGAAAAACGGAGAACTGGTTGGAATCGCAGCCCGTACATATTCCTCCACAACACAGACCTATCTGCCG
The sequence above is a segment of the Bacteroidota bacterium genome. Coding sequences within it:
- a CDS encoding T9SS type A sorting domain-containing protein, whose amino-acid sequence is MKKTLLLIAMLCLSLNAQLWRGQTINPPYRLNDVDFQADLGMAVGEGGAVFIKIGASPWQIFRTGAQTEWLNSVDIHGSQAWAVGENGVVLKFEFNSQTWSQIQLNTSENLKKVYFAGPDIGYIVGYGSTLFKTTNAGATWTRQNFNSSDYQLTSIAYGTDMFGAMGSLAASATVSRLLVTENGGAGYLPLSLPYVGGIFNISVPNDQVIYAAGEFGLLKSTNRGLSWINLTPNIPGYIYPGDMFFYDTMRGVIVLNNGIIHKTTDGGATWSFENVFPFASNVALGIYTQDLENIHVVGYGQEQAWERRTPIELSLDNVALFSGDTVKIPLRIKNPNSYPLFSGQIYLNNFSPKLKFIGVKPDVGTLMNTSGWSFYTNQTNENLRFISYGSDYINTNGILCYLQFKATPADPTKRDSVFISFDSAYFNTNNYPVFTKPGRVLIKTRFPGDVDLNGVVQAFDASMVLRYLVNQITLDEEQLGNAEVTNNTTITAADASTIAQYVAGLIPSLPWGNFPQAAGTPQIVDVNAPSGQIIEVPVFLNNPENLYTLQGNISFDAGAFNFEGLQFAPQFSGALREVRNEDGVVKFAVASLQEVPLTPGVPAFKLRLSYNGSLNSSQSSVSFTNFRLNENIFIPDAGQSIIHIITGITGDENIPLEFALKQNYPNPFNPSTMIAFALPKASFVSLIIYNSSGEKVTELINRHLEAGYHEIGFSAADLPSGIYLYKLTAGNNTSTRKMILMK
- a CDS encoding 3'-5' exonuclease — protein: MRLKLKRPIVFFDLETTGIDVEKDRIVEISLLKLYPDNRQEIKTVLVNPERSIPAEASKIHGIYDLMVANEKTFPEIANSLLKIFEGCDISGYNLLNYDLPLIRQEFKRCGIEFPAEGTVAIDPYLLYAKKEPRNPGNPADTRRLVDAYRFYCGRKMTGAHSAEADITATMEVFIAQLEKYTDIGDTPEEIAQYLGVGRSKNADISGKLVYDGKGEVVYNFGRHIGKRVKDERAYAEWMIKNDFPEDTKRVLREILKK
- a CDS encoding MarR family transcriptional regulator, producing the protein MEEKSSKFCKCLYYSSNTLARIVTKMADEEFARTGLTTSFAFLVMSVVEQPGIQPMDLSKIMMLNPSTITRLIEKLEQKGLVSRETEGKFTRIYPTEAGREMEPVVKECWMNFYKRYTNTLGETHANLLTVSIYDAAMKLDKI
- a CDS encoding NmrA family NAD(P)-binding protein, which codes for MFVITGATGNTGKIIATKLLEAGKKVKLIGRDPEKAKELISMGAEFAQGTLENVEFLTTAFRGAEAVYAMIPPAYTEPDFYAFQQKTADNLAAAIKNSGVKYVVTLSSLGAQLPEDTGVVFGLHYMEEEFNKIEGLNVLHLRPTFFMENLFGQIPLIKESGIMGSPVLSNLKMPMIATVDIGNYGAKRLLALDFSGKSAQYLLGERDLTYPEIASILGKATGKPNLTYIEFPFEGMIASMVQMGVGESMANRMALFLQVANTGRITEGVIRDDESTTPTSIEDFANTFAYVYNM